The Natrinema salifodinae genome includes a window with the following:
- a CDS encoding sulfatase has protein sequence MERSPSNVLFVVLDTVRKDHLGPYGYERETTPELSAFAEEATVFESAIAPAPWTLPVHASLFTGRYPSQHGADQGSPYLDDATTLASVLSAAGYDTACYSSNAWITPYTGLTNGFDDHDSFFEVLPRDVLSGPLASAWQAVNDNDYLRDIASKLVRVGAVAHAKLASGEGADSKTPSVIDRTRSFIDDSDGDEGWFAFVNLMDAHLPYYPPEEYREEFAPGVDPDAVCQNSKEYNSGARDVDDDEWEAIRGLYDAEIAHMDAELGRLFAWLRETGQWEETTVVVCADHGELHGEHDLYGHEFALYDELINVPLLVKHPDLEADRRDDLVELLDLYHTTLDAVDVDPDAVDRAGTDGDAVPLDPTRSLLSGEYRAFDGVTDPDPGQRAVGGSDGEDDGDEAADDYAFVEYAQPVIELHHLEQKASEADIVLPEDHRAYSRLRAARSTDAKYVRADRIPDEGYRLDEDPDESSPVDPADDAVVAAAERALARFEDAVGGAWDDPTETAGDQADALADADEETRDRLRELGYLE, from the coding sequence ATGGAGCGTTCTCCGTCGAACGTCCTCTTTGTCGTTCTCGATACGGTTCGGAAGGACCACCTCGGACCGTACGGCTACGAACGGGAAACGACGCCCGAACTGTCGGCGTTCGCCGAGGAGGCGACCGTCTTCGAGTCGGCGATCGCGCCCGCGCCGTGGACGCTGCCGGTCCACGCCTCGCTGTTCACCGGGCGCTATCCGAGCCAGCACGGGGCCGACCAGGGGAGTCCGTACCTCGACGACGCGACGACCCTCGCGTCGGTCCTCTCGGCGGCCGGGTACGACACGGCGTGTTACTCCTCGAACGCCTGGATCACGCCCTACACCGGCCTCACCAACGGGTTCGACGACCACGACTCGTTCTTCGAGGTCCTCCCCCGCGACGTCCTCTCGGGGCCGCTGGCCAGCGCCTGGCAGGCGGTCAACGACAACGACTACCTCCGCGACATCGCGTCGAAGCTCGTCCGCGTCGGCGCGGTGGCCCACGCCAAACTCGCCAGCGGCGAGGGTGCCGACTCGAAGACCCCCTCGGTCATCGACCGGACGCGGTCGTTCATCGACGACAGCGACGGCGACGAGGGCTGGTTCGCGTTCGTCAACCTGATGGACGCCCACTTGCCCTACTACCCGCCCGAGGAGTACCGCGAGGAGTTCGCGCCGGGCGTCGATCCCGACGCCGTCTGTCAGAACTCAAAGGAGTACAACTCGGGCGCGCGAGACGTCGATGACGACGAGTGGGAGGCCATCCGCGGGCTCTACGACGCCGAGATCGCGCACATGGACGCGGAGCTCGGTCGCCTGTTCGCCTGGCTGCGCGAGACCGGCCAGTGGGAGGAGACGACGGTCGTGGTCTGTGCCGACCACGGCGAACTTCACGGCGAACACGACCTCTACGGCCACGAGTTCGCCCTCTACGACGAACTCATCAACGTCCCGCTGCTGGTGAAACACCCCGATCTCGAGGCCGACCGGCGCGACGATCTCGTCGAGTTGCTCGATCTGTACCACACGACTCTCGACGCGGTAGACGTCGATCCCGACGCGGTCGATCGGGCGGGGACGGACGGCGACGCCGTCCCCCTCGACCCGACGCGCTCGCTGCTCTCGGGCGAGTATCGGGCGTTCGACGGCGTCACGGACCCCGATCCGGGTCAGCGCGCTGTGGGCGGGAGCGACGGCGAGGACGACGGTGACGAGGCTGCCGACGACTACGCGTTCGTCGAGTACGCCCAGCCGGTTATCGAACTCCACCACTTAGAGCAGAAGGCCAGCGAGGCCGACATCGTACTCCCTGAGGACCACCGCGCGTACTCGCGGTTGCGGGCCGCCCGCAGCACCGACGCCAAGTACGTCCGCGCGGACCGCATCCCCGACGAGGGCTACCGGCTCGACGAGGATCCGGACGAGTCGTCGCCGGTCGACCCGGCCGACGACGCGGTCGTCGCCGCGGCCGAACGGGCGCTCGCCCGATTCGAGGACGCCGTCGGCGGCGCGTGGGACGACCCAACCGAGACTGCCGGGGACCAGGCGGACGCGCTGGCCGATGCCGACGAGGAGACCCGCGACCGATTGCGCGAACTCGGCTATCTCGAGTGA